In Pseudorasbora parva isolate DD20220531a chromosome 9, ASM2467924v1, whole genome shotgun sequence, the sequence TAACgtttcgaagctttgttttgaaatcaacCCATGACTATACAAGTCTTTATTTAGTTGttatttttgcgcacaaaaactattctcgttgcttgataaaatgattgtagagcctctgtagtgagatttttttttaaagactttaCTGCCTTTTAGgaagtcttgagagaggaaatgacattggtgtcaatgaaggcctttctgagccattggatttcaacaactatatattccgaagatgaacggaggtcttacggatgtcgagcaacatgagggtaagtaattggCAGATtgttgacagaatttacatttttgggtgaaataaccctttaaatgttaattcaatttaaatatatttattatttattttactgtcattTCACACATGGATCTGCATTAAATGAATTAGCAtcaaaacaaacaatataatccTTATTCTCAGTTAAATAAAGATTACTTATTAAATCGAAGAGATTGAAATGATTGCACAACCACCAAATAGCCATTACAGcattaaacaaaagaagaagaggaagtagAATGGTGTGCTCTTTTTCTTAGCATTTGTTTCCATGGTGAATCATTGATTCGTCGATCTCTTGAGAATGTCTTGTGTGTTAACCAAGAACATACTCTGAGTTGTCTGAACTTTATATAACCTCCTAAGTGCACATTGCCACCTATTTGGTGGTTTTGCAATAATTTTGCCATCTCTTCATTTAATAAGTAATCTTTATTCACTTAAAATAAGAATTGTATTATTTGTTTGATGCTAATTATTTGAATGCAGATCCATGTGTAAGATGACAATAAAAtagataataaatatatttgaatttaattaacatttaaatataaccTCCTTATAATAGTGATTTAgaatatataatactgtatattatataactgtaattatttaacaaatgtggttatatttatataactaTGTTAATTATATAACATCTCAAATATGTCTTAAGCAAACTAACCCTGGAACATAACCTTCTCTGGAGTGATTTGCTATGGCTTCTTACATACCCTGAAAGTTACCTCCATTTTTGAAACTGAAAGTTGAGGTTATCCGCTTCCTTACACAGGCATGTCACATAACCTGTTTTCTGGAATACCCATCAGGTATTAGCTGCttgaaacaaataaaaaaagatctcTAGTGTACACGGTACATgaacatatataaatattttcgaATTAAAAGTTCTTCAATATCCcaatcaaaaatgtcaaaaaagtcaaaaacattttagatCCCTTAACCCTAATCCCAaaacttaaaacattttatagtgTAGAATGCATAAAACAATGGGCAGAAAAAtgtacaatgacaattttaacaaGTCACAATATActagaaataaatattttgagcCCTTATGAAGcgttcacaccggacgcgaataAATTGCGCTACTCGCACGAAGTTGGACATGTGAACATTTTTTAATCCATTCGCGCATGAAATTTGCTTTATTCGCGTCTGACattcactacactgtaaaaaaaatattgttggtttttgttggtttaacttaaaaaagtaacctggttgccttaaaattttagcttattgaaattaaaaaattgagttgatagtaatgaaggacatttgtttaataaatagaaactcaaaatattattgtatctaaaccacataaaaaaattgataaatcttgaaaatagcactatttggcatgtttcactgcgtcatcagaaataaaacacacaaaattacccaatatgcttacaaaatattttaatataatattttaataaaggttgtcgaatctcaaaaaaatgttcaaaaattaaaaaatttaatttcaatgaacttaaaattttaaggcaaccaggtaactttttttctaaataattttttacaatgtacaCAGCaaacgcgaattcgcgtcatgggaggggcttctgccaggcagtgTCAGTCATttggcttgtttgagatgcgccttgcctcgTCTGAAATAaaggcggctgcagtgaggggaggagtgaaaaaagtgcaggcaagccggacagttctctcttctgaTAGtagatcagacacctgcgagatcagttgcggatatcgcgggattcacacttgtgtgctctgttgctgataaactgaatgtaatttaagttctgttgcttttatatgaaaataaatattatgaacaagacacccaaagtttttgttatttatttccattcgaaagacctgtttatcaagcattttttctttaattacatacatgtttttatatatttttattaatatgacaacaatcacataaccaACAGAGAGATCGCACTCTCCGAGAgaatattcacacataatttatacacataaaaacatgatatcagagttttaaaatcaaatatttaaaaaaaagaaccatGCATCACGGTTGTTTAAATCAATgagcattaagctgtgtcgtcagcaagttgtttcccatcatgcttttgcaGTGCAGTCGGTAgagagcaactgcgctcgactgcagaatccgatACGTCCACCTCGCcatcgcgagagatttttgacatacatcagcatgacatcagagcaaggcggTCCGCCatcggacacatttctaaccggcatgcatctcgcgctgatcaccggtgatcggttctgcgcagattttgctcatctcaaacaagcctattaGAAGGACTAGCCGAGTTAACGTGCTGAGCGCCTGgatctcacacctccgaaaacgccagatcaaattttcaaataggtgTTCAAAATGTAGTAGAATTGTAGTTTAAAGAGtaatttaaaactaaattttgtgacacaatgacagtagtatttttaaattactgtaGCCTTGGGGTTTCACATCCGTCACtttaccacgtgacagcagcaaATAGACTCCTGATTGGTTAACGTGACGCGAATATCCAccaagttcagatttttcaacttgcaCGATTCGCGCATCAAATGCTCAATTCGTGTAATTTGTGCCACAGAATGTCTATTCGCGTCTTTGCATTgatttaacatgtaaatcacttgCGCGTATTGCTTCATTTGCATCTGGTGTGAACACAACATTGCATTCACAGTATATTTTATAATAGTTTTGTGTGAAGTGCAGAGCAGAATTTAAGTTAGTAATCACTGAAAATCTTATGCAATTAACCAATAGGCATTTTCTATCACTGATGCAAACGGTTATTGTAAAGTTTCAGCAAATTTTGAATTTGTAAGTGCAGGATTTTATATTTGATGTTTGTATGATAATATTGCtagatttttgtattttcaccCCAGAAGGGGCCACTTAGACTATGAGACAGGACATTGGCCTTCCAGGATCAGATTTGGACACCCCTGTTCAAGTACATCTTACATATTTGGacaccattaaaccattattactTACCAAATTGTAAACTTGATGATGCCAACCACTAGGTACAAAGATTATCTCCCCAGCTTCTTGAATGATCTCTAAAGGCTGACAGGCCTCTTCAAACTGTGCATACAGACCTTTGTCTTGAAGTACAGGTGCTGTTACATCATAGGCCAAATTGCCATGACAGTCCCGGAGGAACTCCTCTTGGCCTGGAGGGTACAGTAGCCATTTCTTACGTCCACAGATGTTTGCAGACCAACTGTAAGAGCGAAACACATCTGCATGGAAAGGTGTCCTAGAGGCAAGAACAAAAAATGTTAGACATCCGAAGAGGTGACTGCAAATGTCAATGCAcactaatttatttaaattgaacaaacaactgatataaaaacaatttaacaatttaaaacaacttaaaaaaaattaaatttaaaacaatttaaaacaatgcattagtaatttatatatatatatatatatatatatataaaaattatatattgaatatatatatatatatatatatatatatatatatatatatatatatatatatatatatatatatatatatatatatatatatacatactataattttaatatttttcctttataaaacaaacaaaaaaatgtttaatttggcAAGGAGTGCACAAACTATATTATAATGTCTTTTAATTACATTGAACACTTGTGAAAATGCTACTATAATTTtccaatttaatataaaactttattacaattttttttgttggtatTTAGTCTGTCCTCTTTGTGCTTTAATGACCGAATATTACTGAGCATTATTTAAGAATGTTCCGAAGGGCATCTAGTGTATTTCAATGGAATCTGACCTTTTGTGCAATTTATTTACTTACTTTCTATataatatagatatagataaattatttatttactttacaTCATACATTTTGGTTTGCAAAATACAAAAACTGACCAGACTTTCATGGCTGACACAGACTTTTACATTCAACTTTATGTGGACATTGATTAATACGGTACCATGACCCCTTAGGTCCCATGTAGACAAAACGATAATCATCCACTTCCAATGTGTCCCAATATTcattcagccaatcagatgaGAAGTAAATTGGGTTCTTGTAAGTATTATGCTCAGGAAAGTTCCTAAAATGAACAAACATATTTGACATTATGGATGGAACTCATTCAAAACGACTATTCTGCAATTACCTAGGTTTAGGTTATATGCTTTTAAAGAGCTGTACCTCTGCATATGCCAATCCTTTAAGTAAAGACATCCTTTGGGTGAAGAATGCCCATTCTGTATGTACTCCCTCCAGTACTGGATAAACTCCTTAAAAGGCATGATCTGCTTTGGGTTGGAATTGTATTCTTTCGCACTGCAGTTTGCAACAGGAACAGGAGTCTCATCTGCATTATAAAAAGAGGCTATTGAGGACACATTTATACATATGATGTGCATTaggatatatatttaaaaaaaaatagttttggtACTATTTTCAATTGGTAAAAATCACCAATACACAACATAATGATTTACAATCTTTTAATTGTGAATTTAATTATCAATTAATTCCCATTTCAAATGAACCCTAGGGAAATTTGACAGTACTGTAATGtcatcaatttatttatttatcttttgcgtcaacattttattacacaaggaaaaaaaaaatactgaagcaaaagataaataaataaataaatataatctaagtacatttatttataatcaGGCCCGGTGGCTTCACAGGGTGTCACCTTGCCCAGTTACTGTAATCATGAGCACTGATCTTATATCTTATATTTCAGAGCCtataaagtattaatttataatgTGTAACATATTAATGGAactataataaaacataattataataaaacaaaaacattctttGCTCACCAAATTCATGCAGAAGTCGTTGTAAATTTGGCTTTCCATCAACAGTGACCCAGTTTTTTCTGCAGTTCCAATTTTCTGTGAATTTTTTGGAAAACATGCATGGTTGATTTGGAATCAGGTAGTTCTTGAAGAATTTAGAGTAAggtatctctctctctatgtACTCAATAAAATGAGAGGAGCAGTGCTGTTGATGGATTTGCCTGGGCATTTTGGACAAACTGCAGCAGTTATGAAAGGTTTCCCTATCCATGTCATGAAGAAGCCTTCTTTACACACTAACGTGAAGTTTCCACACGTTATTCCATGCTTGatatatcattaaaaataataataaagaaaaccTTACGGTAAGTCCAAGTTAACATCAACATATAGCCAACAGATAGAACACATTTCAACATTCCTTACGGTGACCCGTTTGCGTGGTTATATTTAGGCTGTAGAAGCACAACTAATATTTCGACGGTCCAATGTCACCCTTAGGCGTAATTAAAATTCCGATACGAAGAGATTATCTTGTTTTATATGCAAATAAGTCAGAAATAattgtgtttttctgcagcagaTTTGGAACGTCGCTATCCAGCTGCCCACCGGAAAAAATAAACGTGTGCACACCAATTGCGTGATTGGCTCGTGTTCGTGCGTAAAGAATGGgctttgtaataaaataaaaggtgaaTTAAATATCAGGTAATTATCTCTAAATAACGAAAGGTTGATTTACTTAAGTAGGCATATATAAGGCGTAAACGTCATTTGCGCGGAATCTTTAATCATTCGTTTTGCACGTCGGAGTGTAAACAAGAGTGCACCAAATATCTCCGCGGTGTTCAGTTCTATTTTTTTTGTCTATGGTTCTGGTACAGCCTGTAGTTCAGCTATTTACATTGCTACAACGTGGCAGGGAACCTGAGTCTGATGTTTTTACGTTTCTTATAACGAGAAAAAACTAATGTGGTACAGCAAATGCCTCGCTTCCGACTGAGATATACCCTGCAGAAAGCATATTAAACAAACTCTTTACGATGTGAAGGGATATTGTTTATCTTAATGCTTGATTTACGTCACAACCTGCTGTAGCTGTCACTTGAAAGTCAAAATCATCATAAAGGTatgacaagatttttttttctttcttatatATGCCAACCAAGCTAGCATCTAATGATGTTTCTAAGCAGTGGTAtaaatattcaattttgttaaTGTCCTTAatatatgatgatgatgatttaaTCATTTAGTCACTTAATGGATCATCATATGCCATGTTTATGATTATTTCATGGGCATGTTTGTGTTATGTATATAGACCTAAACGGCCTGTAAtcgggatgtgtgtgtgtgtgtgtgtgtgtgtgtgtgtgtgtgtgtttctagcctggtggggacctGAATGCACAAAGACTTATGGGGACTCCTGTCTCTGTGGGGAcgtaaattgaggtccccatgggtaTAAAAGCGTATGAAACATAcataatgagttcttttgaaaatttaaaaatgtagaaaGTTCTGTGTGATGGGTGGGGTTTAGTGTACTGTAGGGGGATATAATATATggttacagtataaaaaccattacgtctatggcgAGTCCCAGAAAGATAGGGCAccactcgtgtgtgtgtgtgtgtgtgtgtgtgtgtgtttgtgtgtgtgtgtgtgtgtgtgtgtgtgtgtgtgtgtgtgatcaacTATAATTAATTTTGTGatcttaaataaaaatgaagaaattaTTTATGACTACATTCATCTTCAAAATCTcacaatttttatattttggtttATTAATTAAGCTagtttgttttaatatatttataaaataataatttagtttttttttaatttaaaataattttgcatCCCGCAGACCCCGTTTGCTGGGGCCCCCTAGTGGACCCCTGTCCTCTGGTTGAAAACCACTAATTAAAAGGGTTTGTTCCTTCTCCCAAAATGTTGACAAATGTGTCTTCTCTGTCATCATCACCCTTGTGTCATTCCAAACTGGTATGGTTTCCTGTCTTCTATAAATTACAAAAGGAGTTTTTGCAGAATGTTAAAGCTGATCTTTTCAATGCAATGAATGGAACATCATACTTTTTTGTTCCACATCAGAAAATTTTACATGTAGAATGGATATGAGGGTAAGGAAATTAATATACTTTTGATGCAGATAGAAGGCAGTGTTTCCCACAGATACGAAAGCAATTTGTGGTGGCAGGGAATAACGTTATTGACGTTTTAAAATCtctacatttaaagaaatctagtgtttgaacATGtctaaacatttattcaaatgcaAAACCTAAAAATATGCAAGCAGTTATGATCTGCAATACTTTGAGCaactttattaaagagccatacagGCACAGTGGGTAATGGAATTACaaatcaaaattattatttttccagcCACAAATTGACTCTAATTTTCCTCTTTGCATTGTAATGATCTATTTTAACCTCAATTACTGAagtaattgtaatataaataatacaaatgttagaagaaacatattttaagtggtcattgaTGGACCAtaattgcacaaatagtatgtAATACCAAAAGAgatcctcaaaatattcaataaatattattaaactaaaatatagacATTTATTTAAGGAAAAATAGTTAAGGTGCCTGCTTGAGACaagcgctggtttgtttagaacaTTTGAGAGCCATGATCCATGTAACCCTGTGTCCCTCCGCGTGATGAACACGCCACAACTCTcttattcaactgctctggcTTTAACTGTAAAATGCCACAATAAGTGCACCAAAACGCTATTTGTTGTTTGAATTTCGTATtaaaacttgaaaaaaaaaatgtaaagcttAGACTTTGTTTCATATCAAAAACAGGTTTGGAGGcagggagagagagactgaAAGCGTGTGTCTCTCAATAAATATGTGAGTTGGCAACCCCGAGACTTacaatcgtgtgtgtgtgcgtgtgcgagtgtgtgtgtgtgtgtgtgtgtgagtgagggagATGCCCGAGAGACGGAGGGAGAGCAGGGAAAGGAAATGCAGCTGAACGAATAtgtgttttaaaggggtggtaaaacacccTAACTAAccccaatatttacataaacccctccccgagaatattaaatattttaatggcgaGGCCATTTTTTATTGCTCAGGAGAAAAGTTGTGGTATAGTTATTAGGCTGGAGTGTTGTTGCCTCAATGCTGATGAAACTGTTATTTTCATCTGGATTGCAGGTCCACTTTTTTAGCCTTCCTAGGGATGGGGTAGTTAGGGATCAGTGGTTAAAATTGATTTTTAACTCGGTCCCTCATAATTATTACTCAAATCTCgctctctgtgctgcacatATTATGGAGGAAAGCTTCCACAACCATTGCAAGTTCAATGCAGGATTTACACAACGCAGCAGTTCCATCTTTAAAAACGGGCCACAACCTGttatgtatgatttatttttcgtcAATGTGTTTTCCTGTAGTTCGTATTGTTAATTATACATTGTAGCAAGcaagtaaacaaatgacaaagCTGTTTGGCTCTGCAAACCAGTTTGTTAAATGCTCATTCTTAACGTTATTTGACAAACTGCTAATGTtacaaactttttttgaaatctCAACAGTGAACTTGCATGGAAttagtgtaaattattcattgattatagcttttttgtattgtttatctacatgcttgtttaatttttatctaCAGGCATGCTTAATGTGGTTCTGTGTTTGATTTGGCTAATATAGTAAAGCCAATGTTTAGTGTTTGTTTTGGGTTAATAGTTCTTGCAACAGATATTTGGCTATAATTGTTCTAAATATACACAGGTGCCATTCAGTACAAATCACTATAGATCCACAAACTTAAAGGCCTACTGGTAAAGGCACAgacgtagattacgcgggggacgtgtccccctcacttttaataaaatgtattttcgtccccaatttcacagggacgctaaaaacagctttctctaacctcggttgatagtgcgcttcttgaggtcacagggaagtgtatttacatagaaaccaacgtgaat encodes:
- the jmjd4 gene encoding 2-oxoglutarate and iron-dependent oxygenase JMJD4 isoform X2, with the protein product MDRETFHNCCSLSKMPRQIHQQHCSSHFIEYIEREIPYSKFFKNYLIPNQPCMFSKKFTENWNCRKNWVTVDGKPNLQRLLHEFDETPVPVANCSAKEYNSNPKQIMPFKEFIQYWREYIQNGHSSPKGCLYLKDWHMQRNFPEHNTYKNPIYFSSDWLNEYWDTLEVDDYRFVYMGPKGSWTPFHADVFRSYSWSANICGRKKWLLYPPGQEEFLRDCHGNLAYDVTAPVLQDKGLYAQFEEACQPLEIIQEAGEIIFVPSGWHHQVYNLEDTISINHNWLNGCNLDIMWQFLQDELSSVQREIEEWRDTMDTWHQHCQQPEKTLSTSLCSRRSKNVENN
- the jmjd4 gene encoding 2-oxoglutarate and iron-dependent oxygenase JMJD4 isoform X1; translation: MDRETFHNCCSLSKMPRQIHQQHCSSHFIEYIEREIPYSKFFKNYLIPNQPCMFSKKFTENWNCRKNWVTVDGKPNLQRLLHEFDETPVPVANCSAKEYNSNPKQIMPFKEFIQYWREYIQNGHSSPKGCLYLKDWHMQRNFPEHNTYKNPIYFSSDWLNEYWDTLEVDDYRFVYMGPKGSWTPFHADVFRSYSWSANICGRKKWLLYPPGQEEFLRDCHGNLAYDVTAPVLQDKGLYAQFEEACQPLEIIQEAGEIIFVPSGWHHQVYNLEDTISINHNWLNGCNLDIMWQFLQDELSSVQREIEEWRDTMDTWHQHCQVIMKSCTGIDYGEFASFLKTIANIRISFLNSCPRNADNCQDLLAESLCALGPHHAAFDLQRVLQIFENMLSNEDFKRLDLLSLSFKPEDLLQEIREAVRTIV